One Arachis hypogaea cultivar Tifrunner chromosome 18, arahy.Tifrunner.gnm2.J5K5, whole genome shotgun sequence genomic window, ATTTTTGACTAGCAACTACTATGGCTGCAAGTGAATTTTCACTTTAAGAAAAATCATGAATTAGAGGACCCAAATTCTAAGGTAAATTCTTTGGTCTTCTTCGCTACTCCCCTACCAAACCTAACAGTTCGAACGCTCCGGGGATGGGGATCCGTCATTTCAGAATTCGGACGCATGGCAGCGGTGACATCCACGAAGGCATTGAGTATGAACTTGTGCGACTTCTTCTCGTTTAGTCTAAGGTAAGAAAGCAATAGCTCCTCCATGAACTCCCAATCAATTACCTTTCCATGGCTTTTGAACCTCGCTTCCACCACGTCCTGCATGGAGCGCCGAAAATCCTCGTACGGGCTCGAACTGCTTCTCAACAGAGCGATGCAGTTCTCAGGGAGCTTCTCATTCTCATGATGATTTTCATCATTCGAGGATGAATCGGTGTTCGTTACAGTCGAGTTTGAGCTCGATCCTGCATAGTGATGATCATCACCACTTCGTGTTAAACCATCGTCCAGGAACAGTGATCCCGACAAACCAGTTTTCACGAAGAATCTGTTCGATCCACCGAGGTCGCGTGGTGTTTCCGCCAACCTCAATGAATCGAACATCGGTATTAGTTTTGCACCTTGATCGTGTTGGATCTGTCCCGATGAATCTACTCTTTTGTTGCTGGTGTTGTAGTCTTCGTTTTCTTCACCTTCTCTGAAATACAGAGACTTGAAATTCTCGTAGAGGAAGCGATCAACGTCGGCTAGGGTGGCCGCATCGTCTTTgtggttgttgctgttgttgccgCCGCGACCACCACCGTGAGAATCATCAAAGGCAAAAGAAGGTGTCCTTGGGTGCTTGCATGCTGCGATGATCCAGTTTTTGGAGGAGAAAAATGAAAACGAGTTAAACGGTTTCTGTGACTGGTTTTGTGATGAATGGCGAGGGCTTTTAACCTTAGCAAGGTAGTCTTGAAGGGTTTTCTGAACCTTCTTCGGCATCttgcttccttcttttcttttgttattgtaTTGTATATTGTAGTTATGAGAATGTGGATGAATGAAGTGGTGCAAGGGAAAGCGTGTGTGTGGTTATAAATAAAAGAACACTAATGAATGGGCATAGAAAGAATATGCAATAATCCTTGATTATGATAATTCTCAAGGAAAAATATAATCATGTTTGACAAACTTGGGTTATGTCTCATTTATTTATAAGTGTGTTTTGTTAGAGAAGAATTTGGTAGAAAGCATGAGCTTGGCTGAGGATCATGCCTCTCGGCCGAATCctattgaaaaaggaaaagtataattTGGTTCAATGGATGTGAATTCGTTGACTACTGTattatattttgtcaattttatagtatttattatttGGCGTCTAgtttttttctaacttcttttttataataaattttaaatatttaaaagttatttatttttatatttttaaaaatacatattaatttttaattttttaataaattaaatactaattcTTAGACATAGTAACACTCAAATAATTAATGGAGATATATTATTGAAAATTCATGAACTACTATTGCCGTGCCGGGATGCCGAGTTTAAAATTGTTTCGAGGCAAATTGAGTGGCTGACAAATTAGTTAAAgaggaattaaaataaaatgttagTAATACTTTGTAGTCTCGGTAAAGTGAAGAGCTGGTAGAATTACTACGCGGCGGTTTATAAAGTGAAAAGTTGGTAGAGTTGCTACGCTTTAACGGCGGTTTGAAAATGTAACGGTTATCTTTTGAAGTACGCGGCGGTTTATAAAGTGAAAAGTTGGTAGAATTGTTACGCTTTAACGGCGGTTTCAAAATGTAAcggttatcttttaaattatgcgagttttctttaatttcttttagaCAATAGAAAAAAAgtgattaactttttttttatttcttattttaagATGTAATACTATGTTCTCATTAAATACTATAATTGACCAATTAAAAATGCactttttgtaaaataaattataattctcttatctacttctctcttttttttttctatttttctctatccttctcactctatatataatttattaaatatttatatattgttatctaATTCAATAAGCAAATATCTCACATgatattttcttattaaaattgagagaaaatatttctctccaaatttaATAAACtccctaaattctctcatctatctctctcccttttttttatttctctttatgcTTTCCACTCTatgtataatttataatttatattagtaatgtgaaaaattaaaaatgtgtcatccgatatttttttattataattaaaataattttttatttttaaaattaacaaactccctcTCTGAGTCTtcatctttaactttttatctcttttcttttattttctatttttttatctttttgttctaaaaaaataaagttaacaaaataatataattcaaataaaaattattattattattattattattattattattattattatatatatatatttttaaattttttatttaattttaaatttttactgtttaaattttaaatactaactTTTAGACATAGTAACACTCAGATGATTAATGAAGATATATTATTGAAAATTTATGAGCTGCTTCTGCAATGCTGGGAGGTTGACTTCAAAGTTGTTTCGAGAGAGACAAACTGAGTGGCTGACAAATTGGTCAAAgaggaattaaaataaaatgttagCAATACTTTGTGGGCACCGTATTCGATGGTCCCATaatgtttggaccattaaatggtcctataacaaaacatgttttttaaatttttttaacaacggTTAAATagttcttttataattttaattacaaattaatcctatatattttatttaattataaaaattattttttattttataaattattattttatcatttatctattatgtttattaacaatcaaaataaaaaacaatagcgAATTAGATCTTTCATTGATCGTAATAAATTTTTTGGCCATTTCAAtcaattaaaagtttatatttgatctttatttgaaaatcaatcgattggattatcaaaacaaatcgattgaatttcaggttttccataactcaatcgattgaaaattgtaaGGGCAGCATGATTTTCGCAAAAATTAATTGATTGGttatattacccaatcgattgaataatGACTAAAATCTtggttttttaaaattcaatcgatttcttatattacccaatcgattgaatgctccAAAGCAACttgaggtctcacaattcaatcgattggttgtgttacccaattgattgaagtcaTCAAAGCAATATGAATTTgcccaattcaatcgattggttgtgttacccaatcgattgaattgtgtacTACGCcattttcaattttcttattgtttttataaattattatcttattatacATCTATCTAACTTTAAAattctatatttaatttttaagactttattttgatttagatactctaatcttatattttctttaatattaacattataaattggtgaataatctaTCACCAATTATTCAATCCCACCATTAGAATAGTGTATCAATCTCTTTATGTATCATGAGAGAGTGGTGCAGACTAATGACTCAATGCCTAGGTAGTTATAATGTCTCTTGACTTACCCTTTTTTAAAATGATGTATTGGCTGGtaggggtgtaagttaccgaACCGGACCGAATTTTACCGCAAAACCGAACCGAAATTTACAACAACCGAAAAGAAAACCGAAAAAatcggtttttttggtttttttcgaatTAAACcgatcggtttggttcggttttcgaTTGGCTCAGTaaaaaccaaaccgaaccaaaccgaaccgaaatATTGGTTCAGAAACCTTGTTTTTACACATTTACCCTTTAACCTTGTTGTTTTGCtagacatttttaattgtttttgttttatgtttaattaagttgaatttgtatTGGATTTGGATGTGATAAACTCTTGTTTTTCTAGTTTATTGAaggttttaaatttcattttatggCATTTTAAATTTAGATAAGTAGGtgtaaaaaaaccgaaaaaaccgaccAAACCAAACCGCcgttggttcggttcggttcggttcggttgctCAAACTGCAGCCAACCGAACGGTTGGTCTCTTTGAAGAACCGATCAGGTCGGTTCGGTTGGTTTTCGAtccaaaaccgaaccgaaccgagccGATTACACCCCTATTGGCTGGTAAtgaatattcttattttttaCAGGAAATTTGTTGCTTGAAATGTTTCTCCTTTTTGAGAAATTCATCTCAAACACCCCCAACTGAAAATACCGGTAGTACAGGGGATATTGGCGGTGCAGGAGATATTCAATATTCCCCTATTTTAACTACTTTTTATGTCTGCTCAAATGTTTTGTATTAAAATCCAATTATCATGTGTTCTTCATCGTATAGAATGGCGAATTACCGAGTGATACTGGTGTTATCTCCGGAACTGTAAAACAGATGTTTGATATATTTGGAGGCTCAGAATGCAGAGCACAACATGAAAGTAACATTATTAGAGCTTTACAATGAGAAAATAACGGATCGTGTGCCTCCTGAGAAAACTGTAAAATCTGAAAATGATAAGTCTAAAAGTCATATTACTCTAACAAAGGATTGGAAAGGGAGCTTCTATTGTTAATCTAGGAAGAATtgattaaaaatttgtaatatatataCTTCATATATGTCTTAGCAATATATAAACAGATTATTAAAATTGATATATATTGCATGGTGTTTTTTTTCCTAGTCAAGATTCAATAGAGAGGTCAAATCTTGAACAAatgaaaagaacaaaataaaatgcaaacaaataaaaagatatggaatttttttacataaattaattatataaaataaaatataattcacaagACATAAAATTTGTATGGTATTGTtgttgaaataataaataaaaaggacatTACTTCATCATAAAAATATGaattctttaaattaaaatatctctATAGTGCATAGAAATAGAGTAAAATTGTAAAAGATTTCAATTGATTGgataacacaaccaatcgattgaattggacAAATTCATATTGTTTTGATGACTTtaatcgattgggtaacacaaccaatcgattgaattctgaAATCTCAAAttgttttgaagcattcaatcgattggatagtATAAGCAAtcgattaaattttaaaaaactcacATTTTAGTCATTGTTCACTTGATTGGGTAATATgatcaatcgattgatttttgcaAAAACCATGCTGCCttacaattttcaatcgattgttttgtgataacttgtagtccaatcgattgagtGATGGAAAACCTAAAATTTAATCGATTGTTTTAATAATTCATTATTGTTTTTTTatgatatacatattttttaagttttttatttaattttaaatttttattgtttaaatacTAACTTTTAGACATAGTAATACTCaggtaattaataaaaatatattattgaaaattTATGAGCCGCATATGCGGCGCTGAGAGGTCGAGTTCAAAGTTGTTTCGAAAGAGGCAAAGTGGCTGACAAATTGatcaaagaagaattaaaataaaatgttagCAATACTATGTGATctcagtaaaataaaataaaaaaaaagctggTAGAGTTGCTATCCCTTAATTGCTATTTGAAGATGTAATTGTTGTCTTTTGAATTTAGCTGAGTTTTCTTTAATTCCTTCATCAAAAAAATgattgactttcttttatttcttattttaagATGTAATCTATTTACTCATTAAATACTATAATTGACTAATTGAAAATATACTTTttgtaaaatatattataattcttttatctacttctttttttttctatttctctttacccttctcattctatatataatttatttattatatatttatatattattatctaatttaataaacAAATGTCTCATATAACATTCTCTTATTataattgagaaaaaatatttctcttcaaatttaataaactcccttcctaGATTCTTTTATCTATCtctcttcctttttatttttctttaccctTTCCAAGCTATGTATAATTTATATTAGTAATGTGAGAAATTAAAACGTGTCGtccgatatttttttattataattaaaataatatttttcttttaaaattaacaaactccctctttgcatctttatctttatctttctctctttcttttatttcattttctatttttttatcttttgttctacaaaaaataaagttatcaaaataatataatttaaataaaaaatattattattattatatatatatattttttaatttttttatttaattttaaaattttactgtTTAAATACTATCTTTTAGACATAGTAACACTCAGATAATTTAATGAAGATATATTATTGAAAATTTATAAGCTGCTTCTGCGTTGCTGGGTGGTCGAGTTCAAAGTTATTCCGAGAGAGGCAAAATGAGTGACTGATAAATTGgtcaaagagaaattaaaataagatgtTAGTAATACTTTGTGGTCTCAGTAAAATAAAAAGTTTGTAGAATTGCTATCTCTTAATTGCGATTTGAAGATGTATTtgttatcttttgaatttttgcgTCGTTAATTCCTTTTAGAGAACAGCAAAAAAGTGAtggactttcttttattttttattttaaaatgtaatactatttttttattaaatactaTAATTgaccaattaaaaatatattttttgtaaaatatattataattctctcatctacttctctcatttttttatttctctttacctttttcactctatatataatttattatatatttatatattattatctaatttaataagcAAATGTTTCACATGACATTCTCTTATTAGAATTGGAAGAAAATACTTCTctctaaatttaataaattttctaCCTAAATTCTCTTATctatttctctttatttttttatttctgtttaTCCTTCccattctatatataatttataatttatattagtaaTGTGAACAATTAAAATCTAtcatatgatattttttattataattaaaataatttttttgttttaaaattaataaactccttctctgaatcttcatctttatttttttctctattttctctcgttttctatttttttatttgtttattctacaaaaaataaagttaacaaaaataatataattcaaataaaattattattattattattattattattattatatacatatttttttagttttttttgaattttaaaattttaccgtTTAAATTTCACTGTTTAAATTGTTGTCTTTTGAATTTcgcaaattttctttaatttattggaCAGTAGAAGAAAAGTGATTGactttttgttgtttcttattttaagatgtaatattattttttcattaaatacTATAGTTGACCAATAAAAAATAcactttttataaaatattaaaagactATTTAATAGTagtttacaaattatttttgcaGAATATTATCAtttgagatattttttaatattatgaaTGTACTAAAAAATCGTGTAACGTATTCCCTATGTGTAATAAAAAAGATGCCAGGTGTTTAACACTGAGACATTATCTACACTACTCCGGCAACATTCATCTCCTTACAACTATACCAAATTACTTCATTTTCACCCAAATCATCCAAAACTTTTCTATATCTAAATTTTTCACCCTAAACTAATTAAACTCATTATTTGTCCCTCATCAACGGCTTGAGTGAAGTCACTATGAAGTCAATCATATGTTTTTAGAAGCCAAAACTGGATAAAAGATTCTGTAAAAAACTTGTGAGTAATTATTAATGGTCAATTCAATTAGTACTACTTTAATACCCTTTCATCTCTGACATTTGCCTATGAACTATTTCATGTTATTTGTAACCAAAATGGGGTCTAGGAAGTTCAATTCACtctagtttaatttaaaaatagctGAATAACAATTTCAATCCatcaatcttttcaaaatatatatatatatatatatatatatatatatatatcatgtcaAAGAACATTTTCAATAAGCCGGTGCCTTTTTCCTCCCCTTTTCCAGGAGGAAATTGAGTCAATTCTTGCatgttagtaaaaaaaattaatgttattgATATTCTAcatcttaattatttttaatactaataagttaataaattaaataatatactctttttatttgaaaatattacctcaaaacaagaaaatccaTCTATTAAGAAGAATACTAAATTAACTTGAtaattcatatttataaaaactaTAAAAGGAATTGcccttatataaataaatatagtacgaaattattgattatttaattatcaCGAATTATCCTTCGCAATAGAATAAGaccaataaattaaaatcaaGAGAGTATACCTAATATGTACGTGTGTTTCAAAGACATTTTAATGATGTATGAAATAAATATTGTATATTTTTAGAACATATTTAATATGtgtgttaaaaatatttatgattacaTTCAATATTATATTGTTTTATGTAACTCATAAACTATGAACTTTTTTTTAATAGTAGGTCTTCAGTGTTATTTGTTACCAAAATGAGTCTAAAAGCGTATTTAACACCTTTATATATGAGATGatcacaatattaaaaaaattgagccCATAAActatacttctttttttttttcctaattcTTATGGATTTTAAGTATTCCTTAAAAAATTGGTTATGAATGGCAATACCACCCGAATTCACGGATACCCACCACACCCCTACTCGTTCGGCGTGGATAATTACCCGCTTCGCACCGGAGCGGGTTCTTAGGAGGGGCGAGACGGGGTCGAGTTCAGGTAATACCCGCCCCTACCCGtcccgctatatatataatatatattattttaatatataatatgtataatatatgtaaaataattagtaaatgattaataatattgtatcatatttaaatttttactttaatttatgttatgtatgtgatgatggttatataaattttaaaatttaattttatttattggattttaataattatagggacgGATACCCGCAGAAGTGGGTTAGTGTTCAACGTTTTACTACACACGGGTAGAAGCGGAACAGATTCTATGCGGATTGGTGTACGGCAGGACGGGATCGGATAGAGCGAAaacccgccccgttgccacccctagaaTTGGTGGATATACAAGGATAGtggatttttttgttatttatgatatttttcaaTCTAAAAATTACTACATAAATAAAGTAGGATTTGAACTTTGGACAACAAATGAAGTGATTATTCCACTAAATCAAATTAACTTCAAAGATAGCGGATTTTAAAAGTCAAAGTTTAGGAATTATAATCTTGCATTTATGTTTATGTTGACCAATGACCACAGCTTCTAAAATACTTAATgtagattttttctttttctctggtGAGACTTTTGTTGAAaagtatttaataattttattaatatttattttttgatatctaatttttattttcgttttaatTTAACAGAGTTTAGCTAACCTtagaaacttaaatttttttattttaaaaaaattaattaataatcttaaTATGTACGTATTCTTACTATACATGCTTGCTAAATCAAAGTATTAGAATTTAGAACAATTCCATTGAAGTGCTTTATCCGTCAAGAGTTTCAACTTTTTCAAACGTGCGTTTACTAACATTTTGGTCTTTATGTTCACGACCACAGGGCCAGAAGCAATGATAATTCCGGTGAAGCTGCCAACTACTACCTAGTAGAACAAGTGAGCCAATAATGACAATGTTTTTCAGCTACATTTATGATCTTCTTGTGTATTATTCTGGCACTTAATTGTATATGCGGCTGCAATTTGAGTGTGTCTCATAGATGCATATATAGCAAAGAAATATAGGGTCATAGTATTGatgattttgatttgaatttgatcTCGTAATAGAtaaggttaagtatgattttggtttttaaaatataaattgaaaatttttttgtctcTAATTTCTTTTTATATAAAATGTCTCTAAggtttaaaatcgtcatttttatttaaattttaaaatttagaccaaattattcataacaaaaaaattataaaataaaaaaaagaaaaggaaagtatTTCTGCTCCTGTGAAAAGGaaagagaataagaaaaagaagccGTCCATGATCCATGTCTGCCTCTATTTCTgctgtcaaaaatttaaaaccaagttaaattttagggatgattttaaaactaagttaaactttAGAAaccattttgtatgcaaaaaaaattgggaacaaaaaaaaatttcgggctataccttaggtagcgtttgttttaagGTACTCGGACAGAAactgagagactgagattcagtatcatgtttgttggttcagagactgagATTGAGATTCAGTATCatatttgttagttcagagactggtgctaaaatttctgtctctctgttccaaaatttcagtatctccaaaaagtagggacacatagaattgaaatttttagagatggaaattaaaattttaataaccttttatatctaaaataccctcattttaattaattaatttcaattttatcctttgtacaaattaagtTAGAActtcattcttgttttaatttttgtctccTACTTTGCACCAAATAAAATACCTAAAGTTATTTCAGTTTTTGTCTCTAAATCTATGTCTCTCAATACTAATTTTTTAGTCTCTATCTCTCTATCAAACACTACTTTTAAgatcaaaatcatacttaatcCTATAGATATGTGTGGTTAGTGTCTCTAATTCAGAGTCTCTAACTTTATTTCTAATTGATGGGTATAATGTACTATTAGCATTTATATGGCCAACTTGGTCCAAAATATGATACCaattaatgataataattaataaaattaaaaggtataaattttaaataaaattccatGAGCTCTATGTGACCCTTCATTGATAGTGACAGCTCTATGTGGTAACCGAATCCAAAGTAGAGATTAGGATGCAAGAAAAATGCTCCTATATCTCCTATATATGCTATCTATATTCtacttgatttttttatattctgTTTGTCTTTAGAATAATTTTCTCTCTTTCTAACCTTACGTTATATATACGTATAGGTTGTGATGGTGAGTCTAATGGAATATTTAATTAACACTTCAACCAAAATATAAAATGCTTCTTCACCACTTTATATCCTTTTTGGCTTCTAATTAATTGGTTAttgcaagaagccaagaaaaaaaaaatcactagtCCATTCACATAAAGTGCTTTTTCTAGATAGCAAGATCTAGTGAATCTGATGAAAGATAAACAAGTACAGGACCATCAAATCAGTTCTACTTTAATTTGTGCAATGCATGATAAGCAAGCTTATTTTAATTAAGTTTGTAATCATTTTGTTCAATAAAACAATTCAATCTCAGGTTAATTATGAACTTTTTGAGTTTTGAGCGTTTTCTTCAATGGTATTTTTAGATGAAGTTTGATAAGAAAAAAGATGATAAAAGAAATTAAGAGAGATTAATTTTCATGCAACAACATCATAATTCACTTGAACAATAAATAGaactaaataataacaataaaaagaaaaaaaactcaaCTACTATATAACACTCTGCTGCTCTTAAACTTGTTATTATCTACATCATCCACCATTTGAGCATTATTATTCTTGAAGAAAATCTTGGAGGGAAGTGCTGCAAATCGAGATGAAAAAGAGCGAGAAATGCAATCTGGGTCGGTGGAATAACCATCATCAAAGTTGTGTGAGTAGGAGCTGGGATCATATTGGAAATGAACCACCGTTGAAGAACTCATAAAAAACCTCCTCTTTTCCCTCTTGATTTTCCTCCACAATGTTCTTAGGCTtgcccttttcttctttttcttcttttgtgttgTCATCAATGCACTACCACAAACAATGAGAGTGTAGCAATTCTCAAGTTTCATGGTTTTTGGGGGAATGTATTAATTAACCTTAACACAACCTacttatatatacatatttattttattttaattggaaAGAGGAAGTATAGAGAGCCAATGGAGtatctgtacaatgtgtacaataaggGTATAGGAatgttcgattcagtaggatatcagatgtttattatccctagtattcGGATAGTTATTTTTGATAATATAGGTGTATTTTGTTtgaaaaattagtagtattttagtctaaatatttattttttaacttatattaGACCAAATAAATAactcattgtacacattatataaATACTCTATTTGTTTTCTAGCATAATTCAATTGGAAAAGATGCATATAAAGACAAAGAATGTGGACTTATTAGTTATTGCATATAAAGAACTCTTGCAATATTAAAAAACTCTTTGGATGTGTCAGAATGCTGAAATTGTTGTTTTATGACTTTCTGATATTTTGGCGTAAAATATGTAGTTAGTAGTTACACTCACATGGGGCATGCTTTTTGTGCACTACGTTAC contains:
- the LOC112770713 gene encoding transcription repressor OFP14, whose translation is MPKKVQKTLQDYLAKVKSPRHSSQNQSQKPFNSFSFFSSKNWIIAACKHPRTPSFAFDDSHGGGRGGNNSNNHKDDAATLADVDRFLYENFKSLYFREGEENEDYNTSNKRVDSSGQIQHDQGAKLIPMFDSLRLAETPRDLGGSNRFFVKTGLSGSLFLDDGLTRSGDDHHYAGSSSNSTVTNTDSSSNDENHHENEKLPENCIALLRSSSSPYEDFRRSMQDVVEARFKSHGKVIDWEFMEELLLSYLRLNEKKSHKFILNAFVDVTAAMRPNSEMTDPHPRSVRTVRFGRGVAKKTKEFTLEFGSSNS